In Nicotiana tabacum cultivar K326 chromosome 19, ASM71507v2, whole genome shotgun sequence, one DNA window encodes the following:
- the LOC107783820 gene encoding uncharacterized protein At5g08430-like isoform X1 yields MDGDSFWVEEFTDQLPFSLKRKRNVRIKKLEFVGWGSKPLIEFLESIGKDTSRTYSQQEVTAIVTEYVNSNNLLNPQKKKRVMCDVRLHTLFGKKSIPRIKIYDLLEVHFSENHDESEDESPDNLEEEDILIASKGRKSTVSPKKKAPVVSKSCFASVIAENIKLVFLKRSLVRDLMKTPESYGDKIVGCFVRVKSDPNDYFQKNSHQLQQVEGVRNFSATSDAAFEVHLQLSNLMKDIPISSLSDDDFSEEECEELHERIKAGLLKKPTVLELESKAQVLHKDITKHWIEREIVLLQKRIDHANEKGWRKQLFEFLEKKQLLQTKKEQDRLFSVMPKVVAEELEPEVKTVDALEENAVEQERENSHSPKSTPNGATDYSGAGDTVILSNRVFVSGDAPVVDGNDQYADMTQEQMDTTAPVRAERSGEMQVVASGGDNVTQEVQVQVTQTEVIELSDDDPDVEDQKDGKQATYMNPEVPIWHYLDPRGNIQGPFPLTLLKRWSDAYYFEPSFRVWMVGQRLEEAVLLIDVLRHFFPVR; encoded by the exons ATGGATGGGGACTCCTTTTGGGTGGAAGAATTCACTGATCAGTTACCCTTTTCTTTAAAAAGGAAGAGAAATGTCAGAATCAAGAAACTAGAGTTTGTTGGATGGGGATCCAAACCGTTGATTGAATTCCTTGAATCAATTGGTAAAGATACAAGCAGAACATATTCTCAACAAGAGGTGACGGCTATTGTCACTGAATATGTAAATTCGAATAATCTTCTTAATCCGCAAAAGAAAAAGAGGGTTATGTGTGATGTGCGTCTTCATACCCTTTTCGGAAAGAAATCTATACCGCGGATAAAAATCTATGACTTGTTGGAAGTGCACTTCAGTGAGAACCATGATGAATCAGAGGATGAATCTCCTGACAATCTGGAAGAGGAGGATATTTTGATAGCATCTAAGGGAAGAAAAAGTACAGTGAGTCCAAAGAAAAAGGCTCCTGTTGTTTCTAAAAGCTGTTTTGCATCTGTTATTGCTGAAAACATTAAGCTTGTGTTCTTGAAGAGGAGCTTAGTTCGGGATCTTATGAAGACCCCTGAAAGTTACGGAGATAAAATTGTGGGTTGCTTTGTGAGGGTAAAATCTGACCCAAATGACTACTTCCAGAAAAACTCCCACCAGCTTCAGCAAGTTGAAG GTGTAAGAAATTTTTCAGCAACCAGCGATGCTGCTTTTGAAGTTCACCTTCAACTTTCAAATCTGATGAAGGACATTCCCATATCTTCCTTATCTGATGATGATTTTTCTGAG GAGGAATGTGAGGAGTTGCATGAAAGAATTAAAGCTGGTTTGCTCAAGAAGCCTACTGTT CTGGAGCTTGAGTCAAAAGCCCAAGTTCTGCACAAGGATATCACCAAGCAT TGGATTGAGAGAGAAATTGTGTTGTTACAAAAGCGCATTGATCATGCCAATGAGAAGGGATGGCGCAAACA ACTGTTTGAGTTTCTGGAGAAGAAGCAGCTGTTACAGACAAAAAAGGAACAGGATAGACTCTTTTCCGTGATGCCAAAAGTTGTAGCCGAGGAATTAGAGCCTGAAGTTAAAACGGTTGACGCCCTAGAAGAAAATGCAGTGGAACAAGAAAGAGAAAATAGCCattcaccaaagtcaactcctaATGGAGCTACAGACTATTCTGGTGCAG GAGATACCGTGATCCTATCCAACAGGGTTTTTGTAAGTGGAGATGCACCCGTTGTTGATGGAAATG ATCAATATGCAGACATGACTCAAGAACAAATGGATACTACGGCTCCTGTAAGAGCTGAAAGAAGCGGAGAAATGCAGGTGGTGGCCTCTGGAGGAGACAATGTCACTCAAGAAGTACAGGTCCAGGTTACTCAAACTGAGGTAATTGAATTGAGCGATGATGATCCAGATGTTGAGGACCAAAAAGATGGAAAACAGGCTACTTATATGAACCCTGAAGTCCCAATTTGGCACTATCTGGATCCTCGGGGAAACATACAGGGTCCTTTTCCTTTGACGTTGTTGAAACGCTGGAGTGATGCTTACTACTTCGAGCCAAGCTTCCGAGTATGGATGGTTGGCCAAAGACTAGAAGAAGCTGTCTTGTTGATTGATGTGCTTCGCCATTTTTTCCCCGTCAGATGA
- the LOC107783820 gene encoding uncharacterized protein At5g08430-like isoform X2 — protein sequence MCDVRLHTLFGKKSIPRIKIYDLLEVHFSENHDESEDESPDNLEEEDILIASKGRKSTVSPKKKAPVVSKSCFASVIAENIKLVFLKRSLVRDLMKTPESYGDKIVGCFVRVKSDPNDYFQKNSHQLQQVEGVRNFSATSDAAFEVHLQLSNLMKDIPISSLSDDDFSEEECEELHERIKAGLLKKPTVLELESKAQVLHKDITKHWIEREIVLLQKRIDHANEKGWRKQLFEFLEKKQLLQTKKEQDRLFSVMPKVVAEELEPEVKTVDALEENAVEQERENSHSPKSTPNGATDYSGAGDTVILSNRVFVSGDAPVVDGNDQYADMTQEQMDTTAPVRAERSGEMQVVASGGDNVTQEVQVQVTQTEVIELSDDDPDVEDQKDGKQATYMNPEVPIWHYLDPRGNIQGPFPLTLLKRWSDAYYFEPSFRVWMVGQRLEEAVLLIDVLRHFFPVR from the exons ATGTGTGATGTGCGTCTTCATACCCTTTTCGGAAAGAAATCTATACCGCGGATAAAAATCTATGACTTGTTGGAAGTGCACTTCAGTGAGAACCATGATGAATCAGAGGATGAATCTCCTGACAATCTGGAAGAGGAGGATATTTTGATAGCATCTAAGGGAAGAAAAAGTACAGTGAGTCCAAAGAAAAAGGCTCCTGTTGTTTCTAAAAGCTGTTTTGCATCTGTTATTGCTGAAAACATTAAGCTTGTGTTCTTGAAGAGGAGCTTAGTTCGGGATCTTATGAAGACCCCTGAAAGTTACGGAGATAAAATTGTGGGTTGCTTTGTGAGGGTAAAATCTGACCCAAATGACTACTTCCAGAAAAACTCCCACCAGCTTCAGCAAGTTGAAG GTGTAAGAAATTTTTCAGCAACCAGCGATGCTGCTTTTGAAGTTCACCTTCAACTTTCAAATCTGATGAAGGACATTCCCATATCTTCCTTATCTGATGATGATTTTTCTGAG GAGGAATGTGAGGAGTTGCATGAAAGAATTAAAGCTGGTTTGCTCAAGAAGCCTACTGTT CTGGAGCTTGAGTCAAAAGCCCAAGTTCTGCACAAGGATATCACCAAGCAT TGGATTGAGAGAGAAATTGTGTTGTTACAAAAGCGCATTGATCATGCCAATGAGAAGGGATGGCGCAAACA ACTGTTTGAGTTTCTGGAGAAGAAGCAGCTGTTACAGACAAAAAAGGAACAGGATAGACTCTTTTCCGTGATGCCAAAAGTTGTAGCCGAGGAATTAGAGCCTGAAGTTAAAACGGTTGACGCCCTAGAAGAAAATGCAGTGGAACAAGAAAGAGAAAATAGCCattcaccaaagtcaactcctaATGGAGCTACAGACTATTCTGGTGCAG GAGATACCGTGATCCTATCCAACAGGGTTTTTGTAAGTGGAGATGCACCCGTTGTTGATGGAAATG ATCAATATGCAGACATGACTCAAGAACAAATGGATACTACGGCTCCTGTAAGAGCTGAAAGAAGCGGAGAAATGCAGGTGGTGGCCTCTGGAGGAGACAATGTCACTCAAGAAGTACAGGTCCAGGTTACTCAAACTGAGGTAATTGAATTGAGCGATGATGATCCAGATGTTGAGGACCAAAAAGATGGAAAACAGGCTACTTATATGAACCCTGAAGTCCCAATTTGGCACTATCTGGATCCTCGGGGAAACATACAGGGTCCTTTTCCTTTGACGTTGTTGAAACGCTGGAGTGATGCTTACTACTTCGAGCCAAGCTTCCGAGTATGGATGGTTGGCCAAAGACTAGAAGAAGCTGTCTTGTTGATTGATGTGCTTCGCCATTTTTTCCCCGTCAGATGA